One stretch of Candidatus Omnitrophota bacterium DNA includes these proteins:
- a CDS encoding flippase-like domain-containing protein: MRRAGSFFLRLIISAGIFMYVITATGGVTEGHFLSRFWASFSSLISKFASLPAPVLISSAGLYVIVLLIITLRWRILLLDRGFSVSYKNTLKYVLIGHLFNNVMPSTLGGDFVKAFYVHRDAAGSKKTAVFTIFMDRIIGAGATLITIFAGALYLQAREPSLRVIVYALAALAVLGAAAMVVFDEKYLEKLSFYRKLPKEHVLRKLHYAFFYYKKAGRKAFCQAMAISLLVQLSAITMGYIVMSSFVSKSLSYWYFVCIIPVANMIQGLPISFAGWGVGEAAYSVLFKMISVTSDAAVGTSVSLKLIVLLVALALGLPVYMSNKKTEIVHSEV, translated from the coding sequence GTGCGTCGAGCCGGATCATTTTTCCTGCGTTTGATCATCAGCGCGGGAATATTCATGTATGTGATAACGGCCACCGGGGGCGTTACAGAGGGGCATTTTCTTTCACGGTTCTGGGCGAGTTTCTCTTCGCTAATAAGTAAATTCGCGTCGCTCCCGGCCCCTGTCCTGATCTCGTCAGCCGGCCTTTATGTGATTGTGCTGCTGATAATCACGCTCAGGTGGAGAATTCTGCTGCTGGACCGAGGCTTCAGCGTCTCATACAAAAACACATTAAAATATGTTCTGATAGGTCATCTGTTCAACAATGTCATGCCTTCAACTCTCGGCGGTGATTTTGTGAAGGCCTTCTATGTCCATCGCGACGCGGCGGGCTCAAAGAAAACGGCGGTGTTCACGATTTTTATGGACAGGATCATAGGCGCGGGGGCAACGCTGATCACTATTTTTGCGGGGGCGCTTTATCTCCAGGCGAGGGAACCGTCATTGAGGGTTATTGTTTACGCCCTTGCCGCACTTGCCGTTCTCGGGGCCGCCGCGATGGTCGTGTTTGACGAAAAATACCTTGAAAAACTAAGTTTTTACAGGAAACTCCCAAAAGAGCACGTTCTGCGGAAACTGCATTACGCTTTTTTTTATTATAAAAAAGCCGGCAGAAAAGCTTTTTGCCAGGCTATGGCGATTTCGCTCCTTGTGCAGTTGAGTGCCATAACAATGGGTTATATCGTTATGTCAAGTTTTGTCTCAAAATCCTTGTCTTACTGGTATTTTGTCTGCATTATCCCTGTCGCAAACATGATACAGGGCCTGCCGATATCCTTTGCGGGCTGGGGAGTGGGCGAGGCGGCCTACAGCGTTCTTTTTAAGATGATCTCCGTAACGAGCGATGCGGCCGTGGGCACTTCGGTTTCGCTCAAGCTCATTGTCCTTCTGGTGGCTCTGGCACTGGGATTGCCCGTATATATGAGCAACAAAAAAACGGAGATCGTCCATTCGGAAGTCTGA